A region of Pseudomonas putida DNA encodes the following proteins:
- a CDS encoding putative DNA modification/repair radical SAM protein — protein sequence MQLIAKLGILADAAKYDASCASSGAPKRSSRGGDGLGATDGMGICHSYTPDGRCVSLLKVLLTNFCLYDCQYCVNRRSSNVPRARFTPEEVVRLTLDFYRRNCISGLFLSSGIIRSADYTMEQLIRVAQLLRDEHNFRGYIHLKTIPDADPLLIEEAGRLADRLSVNIELPTDASLKRLAPEKHAHTIRQAMAVIHHGQQAVANEPKAPRFTPAGQSTQVIVGADATDDSTLLRNAESLYQGYGLKRVYYAAFSPIPDSPGSVPLAAPPLLREHRLYQADFLLRGYGYKAGELLGHSGNLALDIDPKLAWALANREVFPLDVNRAEPALLARIPGIGLRSVQRLVALRRERRIRYDDLIQLRCVLDKARPFIVTSDYRPAQAELRTGLLRERLREPQAPVQMGLWG from the coding sequence ATGCAGCTCATCGCCAAACTCGGCATTCTTGCCGACGCCGCCAAGTACGATGCTTCCTGTGCCAGCAGCGGCGCCCCCAAGCGCAGCTCGCGGGGCGGCGACGGCCTGGGCGCCACCGACGGCATGGGGATCTGCCACAGCTACACCCCCGACGGGCGCTGTGTGTCGCTGCTCAAGGTGTTACTGACCAACTTCTGCCTTTACGATTGCCAGTACTGCGTCAACCGCCGCTCCAGCAACGTGCCACGGGCGCGCTTTACCCCAGAGGAAGTCGTGCGCCTGACCCTCGACTTCTACCGGCGCAACTGCATCAGCGGCCTGTTTCTCAGTTCTGGCATCATCCGCTCGGCCGACTACACCATGGAACAACTGATCCGTGTGGCACAGCTGCTGCGCGACGAGCACAACTTCCGCGGCTACATCCACCTCAAGACCATACCGGATGCCGACCCGCTGCTGATCGAGGAAGCCGGGCGCCTGGCCGACCGCCTGAGCGTCAACATCGAGCTGCCGACTGATGCCAGCCTCAAGCGCCTGGCACCTGAGAAACACGCGCACACCATCCGTCAGGCCATGGCGGTCATCCACCATGGCCAGCAGGCCGTGGCCAACGAACCCAAGGCGCCGCGCTTTACCCCGGCCGGGCAAAGCACCCAGGTCATCGTCGGCGCTGACGCCACCGACGACAGCACCCTGCTGCGCAATGCCGAGTCGTTGTACCAAGGCTACGGTCTCAAGCGCGTGTACTACGCGGCCTTCAGCCCGATCCCCGACAGCCCAGGCAGCGTGCCCCTAGCGGCGCCACCGCTGCTACGCGAACACCGCCTGTACCAGGCGGACTTCCTGTTGCGTGGCTATGGCTACAAGGCCGGCGAACTGCTGGGCCACAGCGGTAACCTGGCACTGGACATCGACCCTAAGCTTGCGTGGGCACTGGCCAATCGTGAAGTCTTCCCGCTGGATGTGAACCGCGCTGAACCGGCCTTGCTGGCACGTATCCCAGGCATCGGCCTGCGCAGCGTGCAGCGCCTGGTGGCGCTGCGGCGGGAACGGCGCATCCGCTACGACGACCTGATCCAGCTACGCTGCGTGCTGGACAAGGCCCGCCCGTTCATCGTCACCAGTGATTACCGCCCGGCCCAGGCCGAGCTGCGCACCGGCCTGCTGCGCGAACGCCTACGCGAACCGCAGGCGCCGGTGCAAATGGGGTTGTGGGGATGA